The Hippoglossus stenolepis isolate QCI-W04-F060 chromosome 3, HSTE1.2, whole genome shotgun sequence genomic sequence GAACTGGCCCTGATTAGGTATTAACGGGTTTCAGGgagtgaggtgtgtgtttgtgtgtggggggcggGGGTGTAGGGTCAGGGTCTATGCGTAGATCTCTGTGGTGGGGGCCTTCTTGTAGATGGGCTTCTTCCCCAGGTCGTAGCTGCCCTCGTCCTTCTTCTTCATGCggtagatgaggaggaggatgaggagcacgGCGAACATCAGGCCCACGGCGCAGCCTGCGATCACAGCTGGAGGAGACAGACGAGATTCTTACAACTTACATTTAAACATAACGtatttcagctgctgtttgttacTTTATGCAAGTGATGATTTGTATATCGTGACGTCTTCACTGAGATTTTAAAATTCCTCTTATTTTTCATAAATCTCTTCTCGTCATGAAAGCCgtttgtattttacagaagCTGATCCGCGTCGTACTGACCTGCGAGGACCTCGGTCTTGTTGAAGATGCTGTCATCACTGGCGTGGGCCATGAGGACGTTGGATGGGTACTCCTCGCTCGTCTCGGGGTCCTTCCTCACCAGTGGGATTTCGTTGCTGTCCTGTTCCACCTCGTTGACAGTCGGTCGCACCGGCAGCTCCGCCTCTGGGATCTTGTTGTCGTTGGCGTCGggctgaagatgaagaaaagaagtCAGGAG encodes the following:
- the sdc4 gene encoding syndecan-4 isoform X1, whose protein sequence is MLRLLLLFLLSASVCTESQVRETETWMPMKTTQTVAMSTHSDGLEASGDAQNGSDFGFTDDEDDEDDTDLTYEYDESSGSGDGAATVSPERDSEPSVKPDANDNKIPEAELPVRPTVNEVEQDSNEIPLVRKDPETSEEYPSNVLMAHASDDSIFNKTEVLAAVIAGCAVGLMFAVLLILLLIYRMKKKDEGSYDLGKKPIYKKAPTTEIYA
- the sdc4 gene encoding syndecan-4 isoform X2; translated protein: MLRLLLLFLLSASVCTESVRETETWMPMKTTQTVAMSTHSDGLEASGDAQNGSDFGFTDDEDDEDDTDLTYEYDESSGSGDGAATVSPERDSEPSVKPDANDNKIPEAELPVRPTVNEVEQDSNEIPLVRKDPETSEEYPSNVLMAHASDDSIFNKTEVLAAVIAGCAVGLMFAVLLILLLIYRMKKKDEGSYDLGKKPIYKKAPTTEIYA